In a single window of the Paenibacillus sp. MMS20-IR301 genome:
- a CDS encoding MTH1187 family thiamine-binding protein: MAIGEVTVIPVGTGSTSLSGYVAEMQRVLQTVEGITYELTSMGTIIEGPVARILAAVEALHESPFTAGALRVSTSLKIDDRRDKPSTSRSKLESVERKLLGE; the protein is encoded by the coding sequence ATGGCAATTGGCGAAGTAACCGTTATACCGGTCGGCACCGGCAGCACCAGTCTCAGCGGCTATGTGGCTGAAATGCAGCGTGTGCTGCAGACGGTGGAGGGAATCACCTATGAGCTTACCTCCATGGGGACGATTATTGAGGGGCCGGTTGCGCGGATTCTGGCGGCTGTGGAAGCGCTGCATGAGTCGCCGTTTACAGCAGGGGCACTGAGAGTTTCGACTTCACTCAAAATTGATGACCGGCGGGACAAGCCCTCGACAAGCCGCAGCAAGCTGGAGTCCGTTGAACGTAAGCTGCTGGGGGAATAA
- a CDS encoding sugar phosphate isomerase/epimerase — MAGESPQVGIQMYTLRDQSEQDFLGTLAKVAEMGYGAVEFAGYFGVPAGELRRTLDKLGLKAPSAHVGLDFSSLDNMEKALSQEIEYAAELGLQYIITPAAPLPENPSAEDVAAVVPFLEKASAMVRAAGMKYGYHNHAYEFQQVDGKAIIDIWLEQIPGEHMLAEFDLGWVYRGGARPVDYVTRYAGRVPLVHIKDFGADHEETDLGQGAVDFQSVFDAAEESGILYYIVEQEVYAVSSLESAKQALDYFRRLGLA, encoded by the coding sequence ATGGCAGGAGAATCACCGCAAGTAGGTATTCAGATGTACACGCTGCGTGACCAGAGTGAGCAGGATTTCCTGGGCACACTGGCTAAGGTTGCCGAAATGGGATACGGGGCAGTGGAATTTGCCGGATACTTCGGCGTGCCTGCCGGGGAGCTTCGCCGTACGCTGGACAAGCTGGGGCTTAAGGCGCCCTCGGCGCATGTGGGCCTGGATTTCAGCAGCCTGGACAACATGGAGAAAGCATTATCCCAAGAGATTGAATATGCGGCAGAGCTTGGACTTCAATATATAATTACCCCGGCGGCACCCTTGCCGGAGAATCCGTCTGCCGAGGATGTAGCAGCGGTAGTTCCGTTTCTGGAGAAGGCGTCTGCGATGGTACGGGCGGCTGGCATGAAATACGGCTACCATAACCATGCCTATGAATTCCAGCAAGTGGACGGCAAGGCGATCATCGATATCTGGCTGGAGCAGATTCCGGGAGAGCATATGCTTGCAGAATTTGATCTGGGCTGGGTATACCGGGGCGGGGCCCGGCCGGTTGACTATGTCACCCGCTATGCGGGCCGTGTGCCGCTGGTTCACATTAAGGATTTCGGGGCAGATCATGAAGAAACGGACCTTGGACAAGGGGCGGTAGATTTCCAAAGCGTTTTTGATGCAGCGGAGGAAAGCGGAATTCTGTACTATATTGTCGAACAGGAGGTCTATGCGGTATCTTCGCTGGAAAGTGCCAAGCAGGCACTGGACTACTTCCGCAGACTGGGACTTGCATAG
- a CDS encoding DUF3800 domain-containing protein, giving the protein MQYIIYTDESEKKGRYFGNFYGGTLIRSTDFDYINKELNKKREELNLTGEIKWQKVTENYLEKYMDIINLFFDFVKEDKVKIRIMFTHNMYQAVGLNEAQKGNEYFLLYYQFFKHIFGFQYSNPTNEPISLYILLDQLPDKKEKNEEFKKFIYSLQYQEIFVESKLHFKSMDDIGEATSHEHIILQCLDVVLGSMEFKLNGKDQDKPPGQRLRGKRTRAKEKLYKLINKRIREIYPNFNIGATTGCSDLSDRWSHPYRHWKFEPKYTKVNTQYNSKNK; this is encoded by the coding sequence GTACTTTGGGAATTTTTATGGGGGGACTTTAATCAGATCTACTGATTTTGATTATATTAACAAGGAACTAAACAAAAAAAGAGAGGAATTAAATCTTACTGGTGAAATAAAGTGGCAAAAAGTAACAGAAAACTATTTAGAAAAGTATATGGACATCATTAATTTGTTTTTCGACTTTGTAAAAGAGGACAAAGTAAAAATCAGAATTATGTTTACCCATAATATGTACCAAGCAGTTGGATTAAACGAAGCACAGAAGGGCAATGAGTATTTCTTACTGTACTACCAATTCTTCAAACATATTTTCGGATTTCAATATTCTAACCCTACAAATGAACCTATCTCTTTATATATTTTATTGGATCAACTTCCTGACAAAAAAGAAAAAAATGAGGAGTTTAAAAAATTTATATATTCCCTTCAGTATCAGGAAATATTCGTCGAATCAAAATTACATTTCAAAAGTATGGATGATATAGGCGAAGCTACCTCACATGAACACATAATATTGCAATGCCTCGATGTTGTTCTCGGGTCTATGGAATTTAAGTTAAATGGAAAAGATCAAGATAAGCCTCCGGGGCAAAGATTACGAGGAAAAAGAACACGAGCAAAAGAAAAATTGTACAAACTAATTAATAAAAGAATACGCGAAATATATCCTAATTTTAATATCGGTGCGACAACAGGTTGTTCTGATCTAAGCGATCGGTGGTCACATCCTTATAGACATTGGAAGTTTGAACCCAAGTATACTAAAGTTAACACTCAATACAATTCAAAAAATAAATGA